From a single Raphanus sativus cultivar WK10039 chromosome 3, ASM80110v3, whole genome shotgun sequence genomic region:
- the LOC108844726 gene encoding uncharacterized protein LOC108844726, with amino-acid sequence MRIRKRQVPLPLSSLLPVPLSDLYFNRSPTATTAPFFCGQDRDGVLASLLQLSPPPSPVTDRLIHRDVMRNNEKKALKDEDDDVDVKSSTDASGIRSKNVNPLGESDSSTQVVEKNEKGVTLRKRRSFISFEEQTDEEEEEEEAHGGKKGKKRAKKNGVLEEGSRCSRVNGRGWRCCQQTLYGYSLCEHHLGKGRVRSMNKSAGRRGGEKKTVVMEVKKKRVKLGMVKARSISSLLGQASTSSGIADVVVAAESEISAPADQFADNIK; translated from the exons ATGAGGATCCGGAAACGACAAGTTCCTCTTCCTCTTTCGTCTCTATTACCTGTTCCTCTATCAGATCTCTACTTTAACAGGTCACCTACGGCCACCACCGCTCCATTCTTTTGCGGCCAAGACAGAGACGGTGTTCTTGCTTCTCTTCTTCAGCTTTCGCCACCACCGTCGCCGGTTACTGATCGGCTGATTCATAGAGATGTGATGAGGAATAATGAGAAGAAAGCTTTG aaggatgaggatgatgatgtaGACGTGAAGAGTAGTACTGATGCATCTGGCAT TCGCAGCAAAAACGTTAATCCCTTGGGAGAATCTGACTCTTCAACACAAG ttgTCGAGAAGAATGAGAAGGGTGTTACtttgaggaagagaagaagcttTATAAGCTTCGAGGAACAAACagatgaggaggaggaagaggaagaagctcACGGTGGTAAAAAAGGGAAGAAGAGAGCCAAAAAGAACGGTGTGTTAGAGGAAGGATCACGGTGCAGCCGCGTTAACGGTAGAGGATGGAGATGTTGTCAGCAAACTCTTTATGGATATTCTCTTTGCGAGCATCATCTTGGTAAAGGAAGAGTAAGAAGTATGAACAAGAGTGCAGGCCGTCGTGGCGGCGAGAAAAAGACGGTGGTGAtggaagtgaagaagaagagagtgaaGCTTGGGATGGTGAAGGCGCGTTCCATAAGTAGTTTGCTTGGTCAGGCCAGCACAAGTAGTGGTATTGCTGATGTTGTGGTTGCTGCTGAGAGTGAGATAAGTGCACCTGCTGATCAGTTTGCTGATAATATTAAGTAA